GCCGCCCAGGCCGTGGCCGCCGCCCAGATGATCGGTCTGCACATCTGCGGCGTCGACGTGGTCTGCGAAAGCATGCTCAAGCCGCTGGAAGACCAGCACGGCGGCATTGTGGAAGTCAACGCCGCGCCCGGCCTGCGCATGCACATCTCGCCCTCGTTCGGCAAGGGCCGCAATGTGGGCGAGGCCATGGTCAGCAACCTGTACGCCGCAGGCGACGATGGCCGCATCCCGGTAGTGGCCGTCACCGGCACCAACGGCAAGACCACCACTGCCCGCCTGATTGCCCACCTGTTCACCAGCAGCGGCCTGCGCGTGGGCATGACCAACACCGACGGCGTGTACGTCAATGGCCGCCAGATCGACAGCGGCGACTGCTCAGGCCCCAAAAGCGCCCGCAATGTGCTGATGCACCCCGATGTGGACGCCGCCGTGTTTGAAACCGCCCGCGGCGGCATGCTGCGCGAAGGCCTGGGCTTTGACCGCTGCCAGGTGGCCGTGGTAACCAACATCGGCGCGGGCGACCACCTGGGCCTGAACTACATCACCACCGTGGAAGACCTGGCGGTGCTCAAGCGCGTGATCGTGCAAAACGTGCCCGCCACTGGCTACGCCGTGCTGAATGCCGCCGACCCCATCGTCGCCGCCATGGCCACGGCCTGCCCCGGCAACGTCATCTACTTCACCGCCGACCGCCACCACCCGGTGATGGCCACCCACCGCGCCCAGGGGCGGCGCACGGTGTATGTGGATGGCGACCATATCGTGGCGGCTGTGGGCTCGTGGCGCGAGCAGATTGCCCTGCGCGATGTGCCGCTGACCCGTGCAGGCACCATTTCCTTCCAGGTGGACAACGCCATGGCCGCGGTGGCCGCCGCCTGGGGCGTGGGCATGAACTGGGAGACCATCCGCCGCGGCCTGTCGAGCTTCTCCAACGATGCCGACAACGCCCCGGGCCGCTTCAACGTGATGGACTACAAGGGTGCCACGGTGATTGCCGACTACGGCCACAACCCGGATGCCATGCGCGCCCTGGTGTCCGCCGTGGAAGCCATGCCCGCCAAGCGGCGCTCGGTGGTGATCAGCGGCGCGGGCGACCGGCGCGATGAAGACATCCGCGAACAGACCGTGATTTTGGGCGACGCGTTTGACGACGTGATCCTGTTCGAAGATGCCTGCCAACGTGGCCGTGCCGACGGCGAAGTGGTCAAGCTGCTGCGCGAAGGCCTGGCCAACGCCCAGCGCACCCGCTCGGTGGACGAAATCTACGGCGAATTCATCGCCATCGACCACGCCCTGGCGCGCCTGCAACCGGGCGACCTGTGCCTGATCCTGGTGGACCAGGTGGAAGAAGCCCTGGCGCACCTGGCGCAACGGGTGGCTGCGGCCTAGAAAAAGCCGTTTTGCTGCACTGCAACAGGGCAGGATGGTGGAAGCCATCCTGCCCTGTTGCGTTGGGATGGTGCACCTGGGCACGGTTACAAGCCTTTCAGGCCGCTCACGCCGATGGGATCGGCGTGAGCAGCTATAAATTTTGAAAAATATGTAAATATTTGTTGGCATGGTGTTTGCACTGTGGAAGTGGACATTCAGTTCACTTAACCACCAGGGATACACAATGAAAACCACACGCACAGGCGCGGTTCTTTTGGCAGCTGCAGCAGCTTTGACCACCGGCACGCTGGCGCAAGCCGCCGACTGGAGCGACACCTCCATCGGCTACCGCTACGGCACCAGCTTCCGTGAGCCGTTCAACAGCAAAGACCTGTCCAAGAACATCATCAACATCACCCACGTCAGCGGCTACAAGTACGGCACCAACTTCCTGAACCTGGACTTGCTGCAATCCGACGCGGACGACAGCAGCGCCCAGGAGGCCTATCTGGTCTACCGCCACACGCTGGACCTGGGCAAGGTCAGCGGCAAAAGCTTTGCCATGGGCCCGGTGCGCGGCCTGGGCCTGACAGCCGGGTTCGACTGGAACACCAAGAACGACACCGGCTACGCGTCCAAAAAACGCATGTTTGTAGTGGGCCCTACGCTGATGATGGACGTGCCGGGGTACTTGAACGTCAGCCTGCTGCTGCTACGAGAAAGCAACATGCCCAAGTCCATCACCAGCCGCTACACCTACGACACCCACCCCATGCTGAACCTGGCCTGGGGTGTGCCTATCGGTGGCACCGGACTGGCGTTTGAAGGCTACATGAACTACATCGCATCCAAGGGAAAGAACGAATTTGGTGGACCCACCTCTGCCGAAACCAATATCGATGGCACGGTTTTCTACGATCTGAGCCCGGCGCTGGGTGCCAGCCCCAAGACCCTGCGCATCGGCGTGGGCTACCAGTACTGGCGCAACAAGTTTGGCAACCCCGGCACCATCACCGGAACCACGGCCAAAACGCCCATGGTCCGCGCCGACTACCACTTCTAGTGCCCAAAGCGCCATGCGGGCTAGCCACCCAGCCGCATGGCGCGTAACTGCCCCTTGCCGGAGCGAAGGCCGGGGGCACGGGCAGCGGTAAAATCGCGCCTTTGTCGACCTTCCCCCTCCATCCATGCCGCCTGTAACCGCCGGGCCCACCCGGGCCTGCTTTGACCTGAAAAGTGCCACGCTGCCCCTGATTGCGGTGGTGCTGAAAACCGCCGACCTGGCCGCCCTGGCCCAGGAGATGGAAACCCGCTTTGGCGACACCCCCGATTTTTTCGACCAGGACCCGGTCGTCATCAACCTGGTGCCGGTGGCCGACAGCACCGACTCCATCCATTTCAAACTACTGATCGAGCTGTTGCGCAGCTACCGCATGCAGCCGATTGCCGTGCACGGCGGCAACGCAGAGCAACGGCAGGCGGCTGTGCAGGCCGGGCTGGTGGATGCCCCCGACATCACCAACGCGGCACCCCTGCCCCCCGCTGCGCCCCCCGTTGCCGCCCCTGCGCCCGAACCCGCCGTGGTGGTGCCCAGCGGTGCGCTGGTCATCGACAAGCCCTTGCGCTCGGGCCAGCAGGTCTACGCCCGCGGCAGCGACCTGGTGGTGCTGGCCATGGTCAGCAACGGTGCCGAGGTACTGGCCGACGGCAGCATCCACGTGTATGCCCCGCTGCGGGGCCGCGCCATTGCCGGTGCCAAGGGCAATGAAGATGCCCGCATCTTCAGCACCTGCCTGGACGCCGAGCTGGTCTCCATTGCCGGTGTCTACCGCACCTCTGAAATCCCCTTGCCCGCCGAGGTGCAGGGCAAACCGGCCCAGGTGCGGCTCCTGAGCGAAAAGCTGGTCATGGAAGCCCTCTAATGGCCACACGCCGCAAACAAAACCCGGTTCGCCGCCCACCACCGTCGGCATCCATCACCCCATTCAAACCCAGAACCCTGAAAGACCCGCAACCCATGACCAAGATCATTGTGGTGACATCCGGCAAAGGTGGCGTTGGCAAAACCACCACCAGTGCCAGTTTTGCCTCCGGCCTCGCGCTGCGCGGCTTCAAGACTGCCGTGATCGACTTTGACGTCGGCCTGCGCAACCTCGACCTGATCATGGGCTGCGAACGCCGCGTGGTGTACGACCTGATCAACGTCATCCACAACGAGGCCAACCTGAACCAGGCCCTCATCAAGGACAAGCAGTGCGACAACCTGTTCGTGCTGGCCGCCTCGCAGACCCGCGACAAAGACGCACTGACGCAAGACGGCGTGGAGCGCGTACTCAAGGACCTGGGCGAGATGGGCTTTGAGTACATCGTCTGCGACTCGCCCGCAGGCATCGAAACCGGCGCGCTGATGGCCATGCACTTTGCCGACGAGGCCCTGGTGGTGACCAACCCCGAAGTGTCTTCGGTCCGCGACTCCGACCGCATCCTGGGCATGCTGGGCTCCAAAACCAAGCGCGCCATCGAAGGCAAGGAGCCGATCAAGGAGCACCTGGTCATCACCCGCTACAACCCGGTGCGGGTGGAAGACGGCCAGATGCTGTCGCTCGAAGACATCCAGGACATCCTGCGCATTCCGTTGATGGGCGTGATCCCCGAGTCGGAAACCGTGCTGCAGGCCTCCAACCAGGGTCTGCCCGCCATCCACCTGACCGAAACCGATGTGTCCGAGGCCTACAAAGACGTGGTCGCCCGCTTCCTGGGTGAAGATAAGCCCATGCGTTTTGTCGAAGCCGTGAAGCCCGGATTTTTCAAGCGCCTTTTCGGAGGGAAATAAGCCATGTCTTTTCTGTCGTTCTTCTTGGGCGAGAAGAAAAAAACCGCCACGGTGGCCAAAGAGCGGCTGCAGATCATCTTGGCGCACGAGCGCAGTGGGCGGGGTGCCAGCCGCCCCGACTACCTGCCCGCCCTGCAGCGTGAACTGCTGGCGGTGATCTCCAAGTACGTGTCGATCAACGCCGAAGACATCAAGGTCCACCTGGAGCGCCAGGACAACCTGGAAGTGCTGGAAGTGAAGATCGAACTACCCGAAGCCTTGCGCTGATACAGGAGACCTGGATGAAGCTGTGGACTGTTTCCCTGGCACTGGCTGCCACCTGCGTGGCCGCCCAGGCCGAGCAGATCGGCTCCGTGGACACGGCCTTCCAGTGGATTGGCCCCGACCACAAGATCGTCGTCGATGCCTTTGACGACCCGCTGGTGCAGGGCGTGACCTGCTTTGTGTCGCGGGCCAAAACCGGCGGGCTCAAGGGCGCGTTTGGCCTGGCCGAAGACAAGGCCGAGGCCTCCATCGCCTGCCGCCAGGTCGGCCCCATCAGCTTCACCAAGCCGCTGCCGCAAAGCGACGAGGTGTTCAATGAACGCCTGTCCATCCTGTTCAAAAAGCTGCGCATCGTGCGCATGGTGGACAAAAAGCGCAACGCCCTGGTCTACCTCACTTATTCTGACAAGCTGATCGACGGCTCGCCGGAAAACGCCGTCACCGCCGTGGCGGTAGACCACGCGACGGCCATTCCGCTCAGGTAATTCAGGCCCAGTCGCTGGAGCTATCCCCGCCGCTGTCGCCGCCGATATCCAGCCCGTCGTCGTTGCCAAACACATCGGTGGTGTCGTCGGCCAGGGGCTGCGCCGCTGCGGGTGCCGCTGCGGGTGCCGCCGCCGTTGGCTCGCTCAGGCCGAACGCCGAAGCCGGGGTCTCGCTGGCCAACGCCGCCGCCTTGCTGCCGTGCTGGCCCATCAAGCTCTCGATCCCCTGGAACAAAAATGCCCCCGCCGCCACGCCCGCCGCGGTGGTCGCCATGCTGGTCAGGAAACTGGGGGCTTGAAAGCGCGACGGGGCTGCCGGGGCGGCCACCGGCATCGCCTGCGGGTACGCGGGTGCAGGGGCGTAGGCCGCCACCGGGGCCACCGGGGCACGGCCCCACCCATTGGCATCCAGAAAGTTGCCCGCCGGTTGGGCCTGTTGCGCCTCGGCCTGCAGGCGGGCGATCTGGGCCTGGGCGGTTTGCAGGGCGTTGTCTTGCAGCAGGCAGCGTTGCACCAGCAAATAGGCGGCATCGGGCTGGCGCGCCACGGCCTCGGCGATCAGGGCCTGGGCTTGCGGGTCTTTGGCCCCGGCCTGGGCTTGCGCCAATTGCAACAAAAACCGGCTGAGCTGTTCGCGTTCTGGGATGTTCATGGGAGCCTCGGTGAAAGTAGATGCCTTCTAAATGCTGCCGACCCACCCCAATTCAACACCCCAGGGATGTCAATTCGGGGTAAAGCCCAACCGGCAAATACTATATTTTTTATAGCTACTTACGCCTATAGAATAAGCGCAAGATGCCTATTTGGCACCAAGTCTTTATGCGCTCGCGGGCCCCTGGTGGAACACCAGTTCGTCCACCACCTGCCCGCCCACCAGATGCTGGTCGATGATGCGGTCCATGTTGGCGGGGGTGACGTTGTAGTACCAGGTGCCGTCGGGCTGCACGCACAGCACCGGCCCGCCCTTGCAGGCGGCGAAGCAGCTGACCCGGCTGCGTTTGACGCGCAGCGCGCCCTCGTGCAGCCCGGCGGCCTTGAACTTGTCGCCCAGGCTGTCGAACAGCGCCTGCGACTGGCCATCCTGCGTGCAGCGGCTGCCGGTACAAACGAGGATGTGGCGCTTGTAGTCGCCGATCTTGGGTTTGGTGACCTCGCTCATTCCTGCACCTCTTCGACCGGCGCAGGCTCGGCGTGGACCGGGGTGCGCAGCACCATGTCGACGTAGTCCTCGGGCAGCCGGTGCTGCCGGGCCAGGGTGGCCACACTGGTGCCGTCGGCAAAGTCGGCGCGCAGGTTGTCCATCCAGCCCAGCAGGCCGGTGGACAGCGAACGCCCGGCCTTTTCGCCCGCGCGGGTGCTGCCACCGTCGTCCAGGTCGTATTTGTTGGCGTAGCCACGGGGCGTGACCATCAGGCCGTGCTGGACGAAGGTGTGGCTGTTGCCGATCAGCACCGTGGTCAGCATGCCGATGTCGCAGTCGCTCATGGTGGCCAGCGTGGTGAACTCGATGCGCTCGCGGCGGCGGTAGGCCGACTTGACCACCGCCACCGGCGTGTCCGGCCTGCGGTGGCGCAGAAACAGCGCCTGCGCCTGCACGATCTGCTGGGTGCGCCGTCCACTCTTGGGGTTGTACAGCGCCACCACAAAGTCGGCGGCGGCCACGGCGTCCAGGCGGCGCGCAATCACCGGCCAGGGGGTCAGCAGGTCGCTCAGGGAGATCGAGCAGAAGTCGTGCGTCAAGGGCGCCCCCACCAGCGCGGCGCAGGCGTTGATGGCCGACGCGCCGGGCACCACCTCCACCGTAATCTCCGACTCCGGGGTCCAGCCCGCCTGGAACAGCACCTCGTAGGTGGGCCCGGCCATGCCGTAGACCCCGGCATCGCCGCTGGAGATCAGCGCCACCTTCTTGCCCTCGCGGGCCCGGTCCAGCGCGTTAACGGCGCGGTCCAACTCTTCGGTCATGCCTTTGCGGATGACCTCCTTGCCCTCCAGCAGGTCGGCCACCAGCTTGATGTAGGTGGAGTAGCCCACCACCACATCGGCCTCGGCAATCGCCTCGCGGGCGCGCTGGGTCATGTGCGCATGGCTGCCCGGGCCAATACCAACCAGGGAAATCTTGCCGCTCATGGCTGGAGCCCCGGCACCGGGATGGCGCGGGTGAACGCCCCGGCCAGGCTGGGCCGCAGCCAGCGCTGAAACGCCAGGCCACAGGCCACAGCCATGCAGGCCCAGAACGAGAGCGACACCCAGGTGGTGGCCCAGATGAACTGCGTACCCAGCGCGCGCAAGGCCGTCTGCGCCTCGCCGCTGAAACCGGCCAACGGGTCGGCGCTGATGTGCGGAGCCCCCACGACAAACGGCAAAGCCAGCCAGGCCGCCGCTGCCACCCAGCGCAGCGGGCTGCGCAAACCCGCCGCCACCGCGCAAGCCAGCGCCGCGCTCACAGCCGCCAGCAGCCACCAGCCTTGGCGCGAGCCCAGGCGGGCGGCATCCATGCCCGGAATCTCGGCATGCAGCCCCAGGGACGGCCAGAAATGGAACACCAGCCAGCCCGCAGCCGCCGTCCACAGCGCCAGCGGCACCGGGCGCAGCGCCGTGCCGCGCCACAGGCAGACGCCCATCACCGCCAGCACCAGCAGCGCCATGCTGAAAGCGTGCAGCACGTTGGCGACCCAGGTCCAGACCACACGTTCGGTGCCGTCGGCGGGAGCCCAGGCTTCGGTTGCGTGGTCATGCGCTGCGGCTTCCGTCTGCACCAGGGTGGCAGGCTCCAACGCCACCGGGGCTTCGAGCTTCAGGTCCTCGTACTGTTCGGCGGCCAGAATGATGGGCACAGCCTGCCACTGCTGCACACCCGACTGCACGCTGCCGACCAGCAGTGCGGCGGCCAGGGCCGAAAAAATTAAGCGTTGAAAGATCATGCGGTGCTCCGGGCTCAGTGGCAGGGTTTGACGGTCACGTGGCGCACGTCGTGCGCGGCGTTGTGCAGCAGCGGGCTTTCGGCAAACGCCACGCCGTAAAGCACCACCATGCCCAGGGCGGCCCCGGCGGCAAGTTGCAGCAACAGGCTGCGGGTGGCGCTGGTGGTAGCGGCAGGCGTAGTGATGGTGGGGGTGGTGGTGGAAGTGGTGTGCATCAAGGGCTCCAAGGTTAAGAAAGACGGGCAAGGGAAACCGTGGCGTTGTGCCCATCGGCACCACGGTGTTTGAGTTTTTCGACCACCAGGGCGGACATGGGCAGGTTGCCCCCCACCAGCAGGGCCGCAGCCTCGCTGACCGATGGGGTGCCGGTGTGCTTGCGAACCACCTCCGACGGGTGGGGAACAGCGACGGTGGCGAGTTCGTCCGGGCGGAAGAAGCGAACCGCCCAGCCGTGCTCCAACGCCAGGGCCAGAAGCCCGGGTTCGTCCGCTTTGAGGTCGATGCTGGCCACCGCCCGGATCTGCGACACCTGCGCACCTACCCGCTGCAAGGCCTGCTGTAGCGCCTGGTGCAAGGTGGCCAACGAGGTGCCGCGGTCGCAACCCAGGCCCAGGGTGAATTGGGCGGTCATGGGCTGCCACCCTGGAGGGCCAAGCGCGGGCCGTTATTTTCAAAAATCATAGCTACAAACCTAAGCCACATCAGCGCAAGGTGGCCGGTAGACTACCAAGCGCTCGGGCAGCGCGGTCCAGCGCTCCACCGGCACCTCGGCATCGGTGATCCACAGCACGGCTTTGAATTGCGCCAGGTCCACATCGGCAAAGCGGGTGAACGTGTGGATGTTGGCGGGCAAGGGCGTGGGCCGGGTCCACCAGTGCGGGCTGCCGGCTTCCTGCACCAACGCAATCGGCTCGCCATTCACCACATGGGCCGATACGCGGGTGATGTTGATCTTGGGTGCCTCCACCTTCCAGCCCAGCTCGCGGCCCAGAATGTCTACGGGAATGGTCTTGCCTACGTCGGATGCGGTGGTCAGCACCGCAGTGGCACCCAGCAGGGCCGCGACGTGCTCGGCCATGGCATTGGCCCCGCCCACATGGCCCGACAGCACCGGAATGACAAACTGCGCCGCGTCGTCCACCACCAGCACGCCGGGGTCTTCGTCCTTGCTTTTCAGGTGCGGGGCGATCAGGCGCACCACCGCCCCCAGCGACACGAAAAACACCACCTGGTCAAAGTCGGCCATCAGCGCGCCGATCTCGTCGCGGAACGGGCCGCTGTAGGCCCGCACCGGGTTGGATAAACCAGCCATCAGTGGTGCAAACTTGTCGGCCACACAGACGCTGGCCTCGGGCATCTGGCGGGCCAGATCGGCGGTTTGCTGGGCTCCGTGCTTGGTGATGGCCACTAGGGCGACGCGGACGGGGGTGTTCATGCGGGGGTTTCCTCTTCTTCGGTGTCGGTGGATGTTTTCTTGCGGCAGCCGCGCTGCAGTTCGCCGCGCACGCGGTCGGGGTTCTTCACCAGCAGCAGGGATAAATAGTTGACCGTGGTGCCCTGCAGCGTGGCCACGTCGGTCACGATGCGCTCCACCGGCGAACCGGCTTTTTCGATGAAGCGGCTGTGCTGCAGCAGGCCGCGCCGCGCCAGCAGCGCCAGCAGCTCGTCCAGCAGCGGCTTGACCTTCATCAGCACCAGGGTGTCAAAGTCGTCCAGCATCTTCTCCACCGCCGCGATGCCGTAGGCCGCGGGCACGATGGCGATGGTGTCGTCCTGCTCCGACAGCGGCATCTGCAACTGGGCGCAAGCGGCGTTGAACGAGGTGACGCCGGGCACCACCTCGATGCGGGCCTGCGCATCCAGCCCGCGCAGCACGCGGGCCAGGTAACCAAAGCTGGCGTAGGTGGAGGCATCGCCTTCGACCAGAAACAGCACGTCCTGCCCGGTGGCCAGCAGCGCCTGCACCGTCTCGGCGGCCTTGAGCCAGTGGCGGGCCAGCTTCTCCACGTCGTGCGTCATGGGAAACAGCAGCGGCTGGTGCCGGGGCGGCAGCGGCAACCCGGCGCGCACGGCGATGTCCAGCGCATAGCTTTCCTTGCGCAGGCTGCGCACCGGGTAGGTCCACACTGTGCCGGGCCGCTCCAGCAGGGCCCAGGCGCGGCGGGTGATCAGGCCGGGGTCGCCGGGGCCCAGCGATACGCCATACAACATGCCGGGCTGTGTCATGCCGAAGCTCCTGCTTGCGCGCACACAATCCACACCGGATTCTCGGCGGCCATGCGGTGCATGTGCAGGATGGGTTTGCTGCGCGAGGCCTGTAGTTGCAGCACGTCCCAGCTGGCGCCCTGCGCTTTCAGGCTGGCCACGGCCACGCCCAGGTTTTCAATCGTCACAAAATTCATTACCAGCCAGCCTTGGGGTTTCAAACGTTTCAGAACCAGCGCAATCAGCTCGGCCAACTCGCCACCCGAGCCGCCGATGAACACCGCGTCCGGGTCGGCCCAACCGTGCAGGCCCTCGGGGGCCTTGCCGTGCAGCAGGCCGTGGTTGCTGATGCCCATGGCCAGCCGGTTGCGCTGCACGATGGCGCAGTCGTCTGCGTTCTTCTCGATGGCGTAGACGTGGCCATGGCGGCACAGGCGCGCGGCTTCCAGGCCCACCGCACCCGAGCCCGCGCCGATGTCCCACACCACGCTGTGCGAAGTCAACTGCATGCGCGCCAGCGATACGGCACGCACCTCGTTCTTGGTGATCAGCCCCTTCTCGGGGTGGCGCTGTTCAAAGCGGGCATCGGGCAGGCCGAACAGCACCTGCGGCGGGCGCAGCGTGGTACGCCACAGCAGCACCACGTTCGGGTCGGCAAACGGCATCTGCGCCGCAGCGCTCATGGCCATGCCGCTGACGATGCGCTCCCCAGGCTGGCACAGGCGCTCGGCCACGGCCATCTCGAAGCCATCGGCCAGGCCCTCGGTGACCAGCATGCGGGCGATGCGGTCGGGCGTGTTGTGCGGGCTGGTGAGGATGGCCAGGCGGTCGTGCTGGCGGATGTCGCGCAGCAGGGCGTACAGGCCGTGGGCCGGCGGCGACCCGGCCACCCAGTCGCCCGCGTCCTGGCTATGCACCGAGGCAAACTTCATCTCCTGCCACGGCAGGCCCAGACGGGCGCAAGCCAGTTGCAGGGTGGAGACGTTGGGCACCACCTCGATGGCCTCGATGCACAGGCGCGAGGCCAGATACGCCGCAATGCCGTGGCACAGCGGGTCGCCGGTGGCCAGCACCACCACGCGCAAGGCGTCGGCCTGGGCGGCGCGTATCCACTCGGGTACCTGCGACAGCGCGCCGGTCAGGTCGCGCTGCTGCGCACCGGGGGCAATCTGGTCGGCAAACAGCTGCAGCGTGCGCGTGCCGCCAATCACCAGCTGGGCCGCTTGCAGGTGCTGCAAGGCGCTAGCACTGAGGCTGGCAATGCCGTCGTCCAGCACGCCGACGATGCGGCATTTGTCGATTACGGGTTCAAATCTCAAGAAGCCTCCGCTATTTTTTTGCCGTCAAAATCACAGACGAGCACCTGCAGTTCAAATTGGTCGGGGTAGCGCGTGCGCAGGGTCTCGATGACCTTGTGTGCCAGCGCGGTATGGAAGGCGGTGCCCAGGCCCAGCGCGTCCATGCGCTCCCCGGCATAGCGGGCGGTCTCGTTGCCGCGGATGGCCTCGCACACCTCGGCAGGCGCGCCGATGCGGGCGGCAATGTCGGCCAGCAGGCCGGTATCCACCTCGGCCCGGCCCGCGTGGGTGATGGTTTCGCCCTGGGCGATCTTGGTCAGCTTGCCCACCATGCCGCCGATGACGACCTTTTTCAGCCCGGCCTTCACCGCCGCTCCCATGGCGTAGCGCAGGAAGTCGCCCATCTGCACAAACGCGGGTTCGGGCAGCTCCGGCATTTCGGCCATCACAAATTTCTCGGTGCGGCCACCGGTGGTCAGCACCACCACGCCATGGCCCAGGGTGCCCGCCACCTGCACGCCCTGCACCACGCTGGCACGGTAGGCCGCGGTGGAATACGGCTTGACGATGCCGGTGGTGCCGAGGATGGAGATGCCGCCCAGGATGCCTAAGCGCGCGTTCAGCGTCTTCTTGGCCATCTCTTCGCCCTGGGGCACGGAGATGGAGACTTCCAGCCCCACCTCGTCCAGCAGCGCCACCCCCACCAGCCGCACATTGGCTTCGATGTTGCGGCGCGGCACCGGGTTGATGGCCGGGCCACCCACCACCAGGCCCAGCCCCGGCATGGTCACCGTACCCACGCCCACGCCCCCCGCCAACACCACCTGGCCCGCGTGGTCCGGCAGCACCCGCACATCGGCGGTGAGGTGGGCCTTGTCGGTGCAGTCCGGGTCGTCGCCCGCGTCCTTGATGACCATGGCGTGGGCCGTGTGGCCGTCCACGCGGCCATCCAGCACGGCAAAGGTCACCAGGTCGCCATTGGGCAGCAGGCACTCCACCTCCGTTGGCACCGCGCCCGTGGCCAGGCCGATCACAGCAGCACGCGCAGCCGCGGCGGAGCACGCACCGGTGGTGAAGCCGGTGCGGGTGCCGCGGGGGGTGTCTTTTTTCAGCATGGCGTGGGGGTCTTTTTGCATCCCTGGCCGGGCGCACATCCCGGCCAGGGATCGCCGTTAGCGCCAACCCGCCCATAAGGGGCAGAGCCCCAATGCGAGAAGCATCTCTCTGCGCCCGCCAGCAGCCCGCGCGCAATGGGCATCCGACCCCCATGGGCTACAACGCCCATCACGCAGCCAACTCCCGCGCCTCGGCCAACCCCAGCAGCGCATGGATCGCCGCCACCACCAGGGTCGAACCGCCCTTTCGGCCCCGGATGACGATCCACGGCACATCCACTTCCAGCGCCACCAGATCCTTGGACTCCGCCGCCGACACAAAGCCCACCGGCATGCCCACCACCAGCGCAGGCCGGGCCCCCTCCTCGTGCACCAGGCGCACGATCTCGATCAGGGCCGTGGGCGCATTGCCGATGCCCACAATCGCGCCATCGACCAGCCCCAGCCGGTGGGCTTTGCGCATGGCCTGCACCGCACGGGTCGTGCCCTCGGCCTTGGCGCTTTCAATCACATCCGGGTCGCTGATGAACTGGTGCGTGCGCATGCCAAAGTGGCCCAGGCGCGGGGCCGACAGGCCCACGCAGATCATCTCCACGTCGGCCACCACGCGGGTGCTGCGCGACAGA
This sequence is a window from Rhodoferax sp. WC2427. Protein-coding genes within it:
- a CDS encoding cobalamin biosynthesis protein, translated to MTAQFTLGLGCDRGTSLATLHQALQQALQRVGAQVSQIRAVASIDLKADEPGLLALALEHGWAVRFFRPDELATVAVPHPSEVVRKHTGTPSVSEAAALLVGGNLPMSALVVEKLKHRGADGHNATVSLARLS
- the cbiE gene encoding precorrin-6y C5,15-methyltransferase (decarboxylating) subunit CbiE; this translates as MRFEPVIDKCRIVGVLDDGIASLSASALQHLQAAQLVIGGTRTLQLFADQIAPGAQQRDLTGALSQVPEWIRAAQADALRVVVLATGDPLCHGIAAYLASRLCIEAIEVVPNVSTLQLACARLGLPWQEMKFASVHSQDAGDWVAGSPPAHGLYALLRDIRQHDRLAILTSPHNTPDRIARMLVTEGLADGFEMAVAERLCQPGERIVSGMAMSAAAQMPFADPNVVLLWRTTLRPPQVLFGLPDARFEQRHPEKGLITKNEVRAVSLARMQLTSHSVVWDIGAGSGAVGLEAARLCRHGHVYAIEKNADDCAIVQRNRLAMGISNHGLLHGKAPEGLHGWADPDAVFIGGSGGELAELIALVLKRLKPQGWLVMNFVTIENLGVAVASLKAQGASWDVLQLQASRSKPILHMHRMAAENPVWIVCAQAGASA
- the cobI gene encoding precorrin-2 C(20)-methyltransferase, yielding MTQPGMLYGVSLGPGDPGLITRRAWALLERPGTVWTYPVRSLRKESYALDIAVRAGLPLPPRHQPLLFPMTHDVEKLARHWLKAAETVQALLATGQDVLFLVEGDASTYASFGYLARVLRGLDAQARIEVVPGVTSFNAACAQLQMPLSEQDDTIAIVPAAYGIAAVEKMLDDFDTLVLMKVKPLLDELLALLARRGLLQHSRFIEKAGSPVERIVTDVATLQGTTVNYLSLLLVKNPDRVRGELQRGCRKKTSTDTEEEETPA
- a CDS encoding precorrin-8X methylmutase; this encodes MTTPASKAANVVTEQLTAAGRAIEHDSFAVIDREVLAHGYTPTQWPIVRRMIHANADFDFNGLTDFHPTAVEQGLVAILSRSTRVVADVEMICVGLSAPRLGHFGMRTHQFISDPDVIESAKAEGTTRAVQAMRKAHRLGLVDGAIVGIGNAPTALIEIVRLVHEEGARPALVVGMPVGFVSAAESKDLVALEVDVPWIVIRGRKGGSTLVVAAIHALLGLAEARELAA
- a CDS encoding CbtB domain-containing protein: MHTTSTTTPTITTPAATTSATRSLLLQLAAGAALGMVVLYGVAFAESPLLHNAAHDVRHVTVKPCH
- the cobJ gene encoding precorrin-3B C(17)-methyltransferase yields the protein MSGKISLVGIGPGSHAHMTQRAREAIAEADVVVGYSTYIKLVADLLEGKEVIRKGMTEELDRAVNALDRAREGKKVALISSGDAGVYGMAGPTYEVLFQAGWTPESEITVEVVPGASAINACAALVGAPLTHDFCSISLSDLLTPWPVIARRLDAVAAADFVVALYNPKSGRRTQQIVQAQALFLRHRRPDTPVAVVKSAYRRRERIEFTTLATMSDCDIGMLTTVLIGNSHTFVQHGLMVTPRGYANKYDLDDGGSTRAGEKAGRSLSTGLLGWMDNLRADFADGTSVATLARQHRLPEDYVDMVLRTPVHAEPAPVEEVQE
- a CDS encoding cobalamin biosynthesis central domain-containing protein, with amino-acid sequence MNTPVRVALVAITKHGAQQTADLARQMPEASVCVADKFAPLMAGLSNPVRAYSGPFRDEIGALMADFDQVVFFVSLGAVVRLIAPHLKSKDEDPGVLVVDDAAQFVIPVLSGHVGGANAMAEHVAALLGATAVLTTASDVGKTIPVDILGRELGWKVEAPKINITRVSAHVVNGEPIALVQEAGSPHWWTRPTPLPANIHTFTRFADVDLAQFKAVLWITDAEVPVERWTALPERLVVYRPPCADVA
- a CDS encoding cobalt-precorrin-5B (C(1))-methyltransferase encodes the protein MLKKDTPRGTRTGFTTGACSAAAARAAVIGLATGAVPTEVECLLPNGDLVTFAVLDGRVDGHTAHAMVIKDAGDDPDCTDKAHLTADVRVLPDHAGQVVLAGGVGVGTVTMPGLGLVVGGPAINPVPRRNIEANVRLVGVALLDEVGLEVSISVPQGEEMAKKTLNARLGILGGISILGTTGIVKPYSTAAYRASVVQGVQVAGTLGHGVVVLTTGGRTEKFVMAEMPELPEPAFVQMGDFLRYAMGAAVKAGLKKVVIGGMVGKLTKIAQGETITHAGRAEVDTGLLADIAARIGAPAEVCEAIRGNETARYAGERMDALGLGTAFHTALAHKVIETLRTRYPDQFELQVLVCDFDGKKIAEAS
- a CDS encoding CbtA family protein, whose amino-acid sequence is MIFQRLIFSALAAALLVGSVQSGVQQWQAVPIILAAEQYEDLKLEAPVALEPATLVQTEAAAHDHATEAWAPADGTERVVWTWVANVLHAFSMALLVLAVMGVCLWRGTALRPVPLALWTAAAGWLVFHFWPSLGLHAEIPGMDAARLGSRQGWWLLAAVSAALACAVAAGLRSPLRWVAAAAWLALPFVVGAPHISADPLAGFSGEAQTALRALGTQFIWATTWVSLSFWACMAVACGLAFQRWLRPSLAGAFTRAIPVPGLQP